gtgcgcgcgcgcgcagaaACCTCAGTACACAGCTGACACCAAGTTAACAACATAGATGCATCTTTAATAGGCTACTACGGTTTTTGTGCTATTTAAATCTGCTCATTTGATCCTGTTTCTATCATTTCTAAGAGTTCACTTATTCTCTAGTTAATCGCATGGCTTCATAAGCTCTGTGACACCTGAGCAATCCGCAGAATGCTTCAGGTGGATGTGTTCAGAGCCCCCACCCCCACAGCTGCCTCCGTGACGtgtcttcctctttgtttcagtGTGTGCGGCCTTCCTCGGGAAGTTCTACCAGTCGCTGGAGGGAAACAACGTAAAGTTCAACAGCGCCGACATCGAGCAGGCCCTCGTAAAGTTGTGCAAAGATGCCAAAGGGAAAGAAAACCGCTTCGTAAGTAGACAACACATTGGTTTTATgccttttaaatatattattttgggTTCGGgttatcgcccgaagttggctgggatagactccagcccctgtgtgcaggataagcggtgtgaagatggatggatggatgggttagCGTTTGATACTCGTCCTCGATGGCGAATGACAATTCTGCAGGTTTTAAATTTTCATGCTCGGCCGTGATAAAACTTTTTTCGGGTCGTTTGTAGTTGTGAAGGAATCTAAACTGTCCATCATAAGACCTTTTTATTTCCAGTATGTCAGTTTTCCATGTTCATCAGgtaaaattcattcatttaatttcagtatattttaaaaataattactaTATATATGTTACTACTCACTGTTGACCGGATCACACTTAAGATGAACACACGTGCATATATTCGTTGTTCTCTtcagtttccttttctctccgtctACTTTGTTCATCTCCTGTtctgcattaataaataaactaaacacatGCTAAcggtgcaaccccccccccccccctcacatgacCAGTGTTACTACATCGGGGCGACGAGCGACGCCGCCACCAAGATGATCAACGAGGTGTCCAAGCCCCTCAGCCACCACGTCCCCGTGGAGAAGATCTGTGAGAAGCTCAAGAAGAAGGACAGTCAGATCTGTGAGCTGAAATACGGTGAGGACCAAACGCTACAGCTCTGCTTTACTATGTATGGAAATGTACTTCACAGAACTCGCCTCATTCGCGGGTAGTTTTCAACTCTGGCTCGTTGTCCTTTTTAAAGCCAATCAGCGCTGAGATGCTCCTCACGATATCAAGGACGTTCCGCACTACCGAACCAGACTCCATTCAGAAAACAAGTCATTTAAAAGTTTAGCTCCTCGTCATCTTAAGAGAACTAACAAAGCATGTAAAATCTGCATCATTATGTTTGCATCACATTTGTTCATTTATGGCAATTAAACACGCGACAGACAGAAACAATGtgcgttttcctttttgtatcCAGAGGGCGACACATCACTAAACACAAAGTACTTGGACATGTTGGTAACTCTGTCCTTTGTGTGCCCTGTGCAGACAAACAGCTGGACCTGACCACCGTGGACCTGAAGAAGCTGAAGGTGAAGGACCTGAAGAAGATCCTGGAGGAGTGGGGCGAGTCCTGCAAAGGCTGCGCCGAAAAGTCCGACTTCATCCGCAAGATCACGGAGCTCATGCCCAAGTACGCCCCCGCGGCCGCCAAAGCACGGACAGACCTGTGAGCGCGGAGCCAAGGCAAGACTTTGGACTCGGACCGGAccgctgaggaagaggaggagtctgTGCTCGCTggtaatcttcccttcctcacaAGTATAGCTATCGGTCCTCCACTATATTCTCAAGTCAAGTGTCAAGTTTGTTAGCGGCGAGCAGCTGGAAGTCAAAGTCTCCGCTTCCTGTTCCACAAGTCTCCCCTTTGCTCCCCGTAACGCCGAGCAGCTCTTTCTGGAAGATTATTCACCTCCCAATTTCAccctgatttttattttttgctgacGCCCCCCCGAGGAGGACGTTGTTCAGCTGATGCTTAAAATGATATGGACACATTATGCGAGTCCTGTTGACACAACAATGTCTTCACAataataactgtgtgtgtgtatgtgtgtgtgttgtataaaTCTAGACTTgaagaaaaagaatgaatgagttCAGCTCTTTTTGTTTGACTCTGTAGTTCAAGAGTAAAAAATGATCCCATtatgtttaaaaacatgaaCTTTTAGTTTTCTGTTCCTCGTTCATTTATTGTGTGTCGAGGAAACGATGAATACTCAACGTTGCCATTTGTACAAAAAGCAGTGAATCATAAAGGCGCACGCTGCGTAACGAGAACACCAGCtctaattcatttaaaacactCACTAGTATTTATCTTTGACCTGAGACACTTTTGCTGgtgtaataaacacacacacacacacacacacacacacacacacacactgttttttttgAGGATTTATTGCTTCTAATAGGTGACTGTTttttcgggggaggggggttgatcTGATTGTCGGATGGTAAAGTGTTTGTATCCGCCTGTCGATCACACGCAGCGTCGTCCAATCGGGAATCAGATCCTAGGATTGTTTAGAATTTACAGTAAAGAGAAATCTGGGTCTTTAACGTACATTTAAAGTGGTTGAATCTCGGTGGTTCCTGAACGTGCAGGAAAATAACTAGATATATATTTCCTTCCACGTGTTGTCatcacacgcacagacacacacttgtgtgtttCAGAAGCGAGGATGTATATTTGATTGTGTGATGTACTCAAAAGAAACACGCAATGGTTTGTCTCGACTTGAACTGAAAATATGCCATTTGTTTCACAATGACCTTTTCTTCACGTCATTTGTTACAACTGTACGATTCtactttttcaataaaaaatgtaaaaaggccCGTGTGGATCTATTGAGTCTTCATTGATGACATGTTGCCTAGAAGAACTTTCTgtacggaaatattcaaggttttcaaataaatatgaatagacTTTTGCAACAATGTGTTTCTTATTCCACATGCAGGATATTGATACAATAATCGCCTCTGAGATGAGGCATGAATGGAAAAACTCCTGTAAAGTACTTAAAGTAAACATACTTTCACTTGAATGTGTTAACACTCCGGTGTCATTGTAATTGTGACACTTCTTTGAATGTAATACTTTTACTTGAACCAAGGAGCTTTTGTATTGTGATACGTAAGGTTTTTGTAACCCGTCATGAACTGAGTTTGTGTCAGGAGCAAACGTTTACCATAAAATCTTTTACTTAATGTTAGAAATGTATGTACGATATCATAGAGGATCCTCCAGATAATCAAAATCCAGACGGCTTTCTTTATCGTATGTATTGCTTAAAAACAATTCTGTGATCCCATGTTTGCATTTAAAAGCGACTTCCTTCCAAGtcttattttctaaaaaaaactaattatttCTCCTTTGTATTATGGCCATTTTAAACTTCTGTCAatctcatttaatttaatgaagTTTTATCCCAGCTCACGTCAGTAAGTGTATATAGTAACACAATTTCTGTACTAATACTGTTTCTGTGTCGTAGAAATGCAGCGCGCTACGTCATCACGTCGGCCGAAGACGCGTCATCGCGGTCTCCGCCCTCCTCGGAGAAAGCGCACATTCCTATTGTCCAAGATGGCGGCGTAGCTGCAGACCCTCCGAGGCTGACATGTTTCTAACCGAGTTTATGCTTTTATTCCGACGTATATGCAAACACCCAACGGTCGGCCCGGTAGCGTTTCTTTACCGGAGCCCCCAGCTGCCTCGTCGGTGTCGCTAAAGCTCCCGCAACACGTCGCCGAGGTCGGATTCCCGTCGCGGGCGCCGAAAAGTTTAAGCTCCATCATCCCGTGAAGATGAAGAGGCAGGCCGGGAGGGAGACGAGTCCGCCCAGGGCTGCCGCCAAACGGACGCGGGACCGGGAGAGCTCCCGGAGGGAGGagctgccgcctcctccgccgccgcccccgccgccgctggCTCTGCTGCTGGCGGAGAGCCGCGGCTACCACCGCAGGAGCCGGAGCCGGGAGCGCGACAAGCCGCGGCTGCGGGAGGAGCGCGCCGCCGCGCTGGAGCTCCACCACCGGCACGAGCTCAGCCTCCTCGGGCGTCCGCCGCTGCGCaccaccgcctccaccacctcctcctcctcctccgcggagcagcagccgccgcccgCCGCCAGGCCCGGCACGCTGGAGTACAAGACGCTGCTCATCAGCAACCTGGGCTCGCAGGTGTCCGACGAGGACGTGGAGGACGCGCTGTTCCACGAGTTCAAGAAGTTCGGTGACGTCAGCGTGAAGCTGTCGCACACGCCGGAGCTGGGCCGCATCGCCTACGTCAACTTCCGGCACCCGGAGGACGCCAAGGAGGCGCGGCACGCCAAGTCCTCCCGCCTGGTGCTGGGCGACCGGCAGCTGAAGATCGAGCCCATGTACGTGCGGAGGCGCAGCGTGACGCCGCCGGACGCCGGCTACCTGCCGCTGCACGCGCCGCTGCACGCGGCGTACCCGTACCGGCAGCGCTCGCTCTCCCCCCCCGCGGGGACGGGCGGCCTCCGGGACATCCGGGCGCGCCACTACGCTCTGGAGACGCTGGGGCTcagcagggagagggagcggaTTCTGGACTACTACGGGATGCTGGACGAGCGGGGGCGGCCCTACGGGTTCCCCCCCATGCCGGTAGTGGAGGACCTGAAGCCCGAGGACGACCAGCGGGCCACCAGCAACCTCTTCATCGGCAACCTGGACGGCAACGTGGCCGAGGCCGAGCTGAGGAGGGGCTTCGACAAGTACGGCGTCATCGAGGACGTGGTGATCAAACGGCCGGCCCGGGGTCAGGGGGGCGCGTACGCCTTCGTCAAGTTTCAGAACCTGGACATGGCCCACCGGGCCAAAGTGGCCATGCAGGGCCGGCTGATGGGGGGCAACCCGATAAAGATCGGCTACGGGAAGGCCAACCCCACCACGCGGCTCTGGGTCGGCGGCCTCGGGCCCGGGAACTCCCTCGCCGCCCTGGCCCGGGAGTTCGACCGCTTCGGGAGCATCAGGAACATCGACTACGTGAAGGGGGACAGTTTCGCTTACATTCAGTACGAGAGCCTAGACGCCTCCCAGGCCGCCTGCACGCAGATGAGGGGGTTCCCCCTGGGGGGCCCCGAACGGCGCCTGAGGGTGGACTTTGCCAAAGTGGAGGAGAGCCCCTCTCGGGTGTTCCCCACCGGCTACCAGCCCCCCGTGGTGGCCCCCTCCCACTACGACCTCATCGGAGAGGCCTACAGCCGCCACCGCAGCCTGGAGCGAGAGCTGCGGGGCGCCAGGGACCGctccacccccccgccgcccttGGCCCCCCACGCTCTCATCATCCCGCGGGAGAGGGAGCGGGCGCTGCTGGAGAGGGAGTACACCGCCAGCCCCACCCGCAGCCTGGAGAGGAGGGCCGGGGCCGTGGAGGCCTTTGGGCGGAGCGGGCGGGCGGcgcgcagccgcagccggagCCGGGAGCGCTGGCTGAAGGAGCGCGAGGAGAGGCGGAGccggaagaggagcaggagcgcCTCCACCGACCGGCtgacggaggagagggagagagagagggggaaggagcgGGGGAGGTCGAGGGTTCGAGCGCAGGCAGGCGCCGTCACACCCGAGGCCAGCCCGGACCGGGCGAGGGTCCGCGCCCCCGATTCCACCACCGAGCCCAGGGACCACTCGCCCGAGAACGGAGGGGGCGGGCGacgcaccgccgccgccgccgccaccaacGAAGAAGACCCGCTGCCCGGCCGCCACCACAGCAAAAGGTCTAGCGAGCACCTCAACAACCATCACCACAGAAACAGCGACAACGCCGCGTcttcccccgccgccgccgccgccgccaccacccccGCCGCCCACGCGGACgcaggctcctccccccccagcacGCTCTCAGAGTTCGCCCAGGCCTCCCTGGTCAAGTCGTGGCACGGCTTCTTCGCCCTGAAGAACAGCAGCTTCCCCACCACGCTGTACCTGCTGGAGGGCGGCCCCGCCTTCTTCGGCGCCGTGATGCGCGACACTCTGAAGCCGCCGGGTCAGAACCGGCTGAAGATCGCCCAGCGGCTCCGTATGGACCAGACGCGGCTCGACGAGGTGTCGCGCCGCGTCAAGCTGGGCCGACCCGACGGCTACGCCGTGCTGCTCGCCCTGCAGGGGCCCGTCGACCGGCAGGGGGCCGCCCCCCCCGCGGAGCCGGGCCTGCAGGCCCGCCTGCTCCGCCACCTGGTGACCTACCTGCGCAACAAGGAGGCTGCCGGCGTGGTCAGCCTGCCGGGCGCCAAGGAAGGCGGGCCCGGCGCCATGCTGTACGCCTTCCCCCCCGGGGCCTTCTCGCAGCAGTACCTGCAGGCCGCCaagaggattgtgggtaatctggACGAGGAGCACATGGTCATCGTCATCGTCAATGATACTAACTGAGGCTTTGGGTTTTAGAAGCATGGCTGGTGCTTTTATTCAGAAACACGACACTACGTCTACATTTTGTTACTTTGTATCCGGACTCGTTTTAAAAGACACTTAAAGGATGTTAACGCTTTTATACTCGTACAACACTAAACCTTTTAAATGCTTGTTGACTTTATGTTTCCGTTCTGTGTATCTGATTtatattgatgtgtgtgtgtgtgtgtgtgtgtatctatgacacacacacacacacattgaggtTTTTATACACCGTGATTGTACTATGAACTGTGCTCTGGAGGCAAAAAAGAAACCTAAAGACTGAAAAGGTGAAATTCCCCACGACTGTACATCACAGAGccagctgtgtttttattttccatcaaatGAACCATTCCAGATGTTTCTAtctgaaaggtgtgtgtgtgtgtgtgtgtgtgtgtgtgtgtgtgtgtgtgtgtgtgtgtgtgtgtgactccatCCACTAAAACATTATTTTGACAGAACAGACGCTGATGTTGGCGCCTCCCTCGGTTTCTAAGTCCTACTGTGATTCTGTTTAAAGGCTTCAGATTCGCTGCTAAATGTTCTAGTTAAAGATCTCGTGGTTTTAAAGTGGATGAAAATATTCCAAATACAGAGTtcacttgtcatttttttttatttgtctaaaACGAGTTGTCTTTTCGGTTAAATGGCTGTTTTTGTGGATGGAGTCTGGTGTCTGACGAGTCGTCTCCTCCGGTCCTGAGAACCTCACACGGTCCCTTTTAAACCTGAGGAGCCCCTTGATGACCTCTACAGATGTTCCGACTGGCCTCCCTCATTCCCCCAAACGTCTttcagagagaaagggaggttTTAACTTTTGGTTCATACTTTAATTACAACGACACTCCCATCTGGATGAGAATGAACGCTTAGAATAAACAGCTGGAAAAGCTCCGTGCTTCTTGAACTAAATGAGAATGTTTAGTGTGGAAGATGATGTGATGTTTACtacatttgttttagttttttacaaAAGCCAGGTTGGTTCTGTTggttctttagttttttttcttttaatccaACTGGACCAGAACAAAACTTTTCAGtgatgagaaaaataaagaagaatTGGACtgaagttaaatgtttttttaaatgcttttactGGTTGCAACTGTTATTATTGCAGATATACATTTCTCTTTATTGGTTATTCattctaaatatttttgtttacaTAATAAATGTGATGGAGTAAATGACCTTGgtaaagagctttgagtggaggtggaggtggctaCACGGAAGGTGCTTCTACGTCAGGCCTGTGGACCACGTCTCCTgatgttggctgggattgaccccccccccccccccccccccccaagttaCAACAGGATAGAAGCGTGTATTTTTCTGTCCATGAGGTTCAAGTATAAGTACACAAATCAGTGTTGTAGTTGTGGTCATTGCTTTAGTAGGATGTAATTCTAGATATTACACCAGTTAAAGGCGTTGAAGTACTCGATTCCTGCATTCGAGTAAGTCGGTCAAGTTCACTTGTGCAGCTGTGTTGTATATTAGCAGTTTAATGTTGTACATTACGAGATAATGAACATAATAGAATCTCCTGATACTGGCGGTTAAATCCAACTCAGCATAAATGGATACACAGAACATTAAATAATAGACCTGTATTTGTTTGCTTTGGTGATTTGTTACGTAAAATGTGTTTCATGGTTTCAGCTACATGTGaagattttttcattttccttttatccAAGAATTTTAAAATCACATTCGATAGAAAATAATCTGATAAGattataaaataagataaaatacaaataaagtgtAAAAACTAACTTCAAAGCTAATATTCAGAGAACAAAATGTCTCAATTG
The Gasterosteus aculeatus chromosome 17, fGasAcu3.hap1.1, whole genome shotgun sequence DNA segment above includes these coding regions:
- the rbm15b gene encoding putative RNA-binding protein 15B, with amino-acid sequence MKRQAGRETSPPRAAAKRTRDRESSRREELPPPPPPPPPPLALLLAESRGYHRRSRSRERDKPRLREERAAALELHHRHELSLLGRPPLRTTASTTSSSSSAEQQPPPAARPGTLEYKTLLISNLGSQVSDEDVEDALFHEFKKFGDVSVKLSHTPELGRIAYVNFRHPEDAKEARHAKSSRLVLGDRQLKIEPMYVRRRSVTPPDAGYLPLHAPLHAAYPYRQRSLSPPAGTGGLRDIRARHYALETLGLSRERERILDYYGMLDERGRPYGFPPMPVVEDLKPEDDQRATSNLFIGNLDGNVAEAELRRGFDKYGVIEDVVIKRPARGQGGAYAFVKFQNLDMAHRAKVAMQGRLMGGNPIKIGYGKANPTTRLWVGGLGPGNSLAALAREFDRFGSIRNIDYVKGDSFAYIQYESLDASQAACTQMRGFPLGGPERRLRVDFAKVEESPSRVFPTGYQPPVVAPSHYDLIGEAYSRHRSLERELRGARDRSTPPPPLAPHALIIPRERERALLEREYTASPTRSLERRAGAVEAFGRSGRAARSRSRSRERWLKEREERRSRKRSRSASTDRLTEERERERGKERGRSRVRAQAGAVTPEASPDRARVRAPDSTTEPRDHSPENGGGGRRTAAAAATNEEDPLPGRHHSKRSSEHLNNHHHRNSDNAASSPAAAAAATTPAAHADAGSSPPSTLSEFAQASLVKSWHGFFALKNSSFPTTLYLLEGGPAFFGAVMRDTLKPPGQNRLKIAQRLRMDQTRLDEVSRRVKLGRPDGYAVLLALQGPVDRQGAAPPAEPGLQARLLRHLVTYLRNKEAAGVVSLPGAKEGGPGAMLYAFPPGAFSQQYLQAAKRIVGNLDEEHMVIVIVNDTN
- the manf gene encoding mesencephalic astrocyte-derived neurotrophic factor; this translates as MLSIGGFSVALALALFPGSGDALKEGDCEVCAAFLGKFYQSLEGNNVKFNSADIEQALVKLCKDAKGKENRFCYYIGATSDAATKMINEVSKPLSHHVPVEKICEKLKKKDSQICELKYDKQLDLTTVDLKKLKVKDLKKILEEWGESCKGCAEKSDFIRKITELMPKYAPAAAKARTDL